A region from the Triticum aestivum cultivar Chinese Spring chromosome 3D, IWGSC CS RefSeq v2.1, whole genome shotgun sequence genome encodes:
- the LOC123074969 gene encoding uncharacterized protein: MAHEDGWPLGLGTLNPRAGAVMSVGSSSSTAAFTPSHCVSSVASSDLDTESAWSLPRAGGGGGGITLAALIGLVDAMESRRSRRRGESASRSGRLRALLLSLCLRSHLENGGGAAPSLGQFLEMERRASGSSGHLHRMLPWNRA; this comes from the exons ATGGCCCATGAG GACGGCTGGCCTCTCGGACTGGGCACCCTGAATCCGAGAGCCGGGGCGGTCATGagcgtcggctcctcctcctccaccgcggccttcaccCCGTCCCACTGCGTCTCCTCCGTCGCTTCGTCTGATCTAGACACAGAG TCGGCGTGGTCTTTGCcgcgcgctggcggcggcggcggcggcatcacgCTGGCGGCCCTGATCGGCCTGGTGGACGCCATGGAGAGCCGGCGCAGCAGGCGCCGGGGCGAGAGTGCGAGCAGGAGCGGCAGGCTGCgggcgctgctgctctcgctctgcCTCCGGAGCCACCTGGagaacggcggcggcgcggcgccgtcGCTCGGCCAGTTCCTCGAGATGGAGAGGAGGGCTAGCGGGAGCAGTGGCCATCTCCACAGGATGCTCCCGTGGAACCGTGCCTGA